One window of Sphingobacteriales bacterium genomic DNA carries:
- the radA gene encoding DNA repair protein RadA produces the protein MAKIKTRYLCQQCGAESAKWLGKCPVCNTWNSYVEEVIHHPDSKETAATLIGGFEPSVYEAIGITQVQSVESRRLKTADEELNRVLGGGIVPGSVILIGGEPGIGKSTLMLQLAVQSNYKVLYVSGEESTQQIKMRADRLGVSNVNCFLLTETNLYNIFKQLKLMNPDVCIIDSIQTLVSPILESAAGSVSQIRECAGELQRYAKDTGTPVFIVGHITKDGQIAGPKVLEHMVDTVLHFEGDQHHSYRLLRTQKNRFGSTAELGIYEMQQHGLRQVSNPSELLISENSRLLSGISIAAMIEGMRPLLVEAQALVSRSAYGTPQRSTTGFDNRRLNMLLAVLEKRSGFRFGDKDVFINIAGGLKVEDPAIDLAIISALLSSFEDITIPPDSCFAGEVGLSGEVRSVNRIEPRIAEADKLGFKKIFLSASHKGLPENKYKIQLVPVNTVEDLYGVLFK, from the coding sequence ATGGCTAAGATAAAAACCAGGTATTTATGTCAGCAATGTGGTGCAGAATCGGCAAAATGGCTTGGAAAGTGTCCGGTTTGCAATACATGGAACAGTTATGTGGAAGAAGTAATTCATCACCCCGACTCAAAAGAAACAGCAGCCACGCTGATTGGAGGGTTTGAGCCTTCGGTTTACGAAGCAATTGGAATCACACAGGTACAAAGCGTTGAAAGCAGGCGATTGAAAACTGCAGACGAAGAATTAAACCGGGTATTAGGTGGAGGAATTGTACCAGGATCTGTAATATTAATTGGTGGTGAACCGGGGATTGGAAAATCAACCCTTATGCTTCAGTTAGCAGTACAAAGTAACTACAAAGTGTTGTATGTATCCGGCGAAGAAAGCACACAACAAATAAAAATGCGTGCCGACCGGTTGGGTGTTTCTAATGTTAATTGCTTCTTGCTGACGGAAACTAATCTTTACAATATTTTTAAACAATTAAAATTAATGAACCCGGATGTTTGTATAATTGACTCAATACAAACGTTGGTTTCACCCATTTTAGAATCAGCCGCAGGTAGTGTTTCACAAATCAGAGAATGTGCCGGAGAACTTCAACGCTATGCAAAAGACACAGGTACCCCTGTTTTTATTGTAGGACATATTACCAAAGACGGACAAATCGCCGGACCGAAAGTTTTGGAACACATGGTGGACACGGTTCTGCATTTTGAAGGCGACCAACATCATAGTTACCGGTTATTGCGAACTCAAAAAAACAGATTTGGTTCTACTGCAGAGTTAGGAATTTACGAAATGCAACAACATGGACTAAGACAGGTGAGCAATCCTTCTGAACTTCTCATCTCTGAAAACAGTCGCCTATTGAGCGGTATCAGTATTGCCGCTATGATAGAAGGTATGCGCCCTTTATTGGTCGAGGCTCAGGCCTTAGTCAGCAGATCTGCTTACGGCACGCCTCAACGATCAACTACAGGGTTCGACAATCGTCGCCTGAATATGTTGCTGGCGGTACTTGAAAAACGAAGCGGTTTCCGGTTTGGGGATAAAGATGTTTTTATCAATATCGCCGGAGGCCTGAAAGTAGAAGACCCTGCCATAGATTTAGCTATTATCAGTGCGCTGCTTTCCTCGTTTGAAGACATTACAATACCCCCCGACTCCTGTTTTGCCGGAGAAGTAGGTTTGTCGGGCGAAGTGAGAAGCGTTAACCGCATTGAACCCCGTATTGCAGAGGCAGATAAATTAGGTTTCAAAAAAATCTTTCTCTCAGCAAGTCATAAAGGTCTTCCCGAAAATAAATACAAAATTCAACTGGTACCGGTAAATACTGTTGAAGACTTATATGGTGTACTTTTTAAGTAG
- the scpB gene encoding SMC-Scp complex subunit ScpB, translating to MDSIALHIEAIIFSANQAVSEAEIIAALEKTLEIPISAKQVNQYIHEIRQKYINNNFAFELIPISDGYQFLTKTAYHKTISVYLNIKARKKLSTSAIETLSIIAYKQPVTKSEIEQIRGVNCDYSIQKLLEKELIEISGRSDLPGRPLLYGTTQLFMDYFGLQSIADLPKLKEIQPQNNQIGTPE from the coding sequence TTGGACAGCATAGCATTACATATTGAAGCAATCATTTTTTCAGCAAATCAGGCAGTATCAGAAGCAGAAATTATAGCTGCTTTAGAAAAAACTTTGGAAATTCCGATTTCCGCAAAACAAGTGAATCAATACATCCATGAGATTAGGCAAAAGTATATCAACAACAATTTTGCTTTTGAACTGATTCCTATTAGCGATGGCTATCAGTTTTTGACCAAAACTGCTTATCATAAAACAATTTCAGTTTATCTGAACATCAAAGCCCGAAAAAAATTATCAACTTCTGCAATCGAAACTTTATCTATTATTGCTTATAAACAACCCGTTACCAAATCAGAAATAGAACAAATCAGAGGGGTAAACTGTGATTACAGCATTCAAAAGTTATTAGAAAAAGAACTGATTGAAATTTCAGGACGAAGCGATTTGCCGGGAAGACCGTTACTTTATGGCACCACTCAGTTATTTATGGATTATTTCGGACTTCAATCTATTGCCGATTTGCCAAAACTCAAAGAAATTCAACCACAAAACAATCAAATAGGAACGCCGGAATAA
- a CDS encoding rRNA pseudouridine synthase encodes MKNRKIEAQETQELAKRFKSFIDKDQEIANTAEQKKRYEYKSQTKHGKDRNESGGNTGYYGREDRNYSNRYGDNQKDKRKTYFKQEESNEKPYLKRNSDYSSKRETYSSKDEQEKNPNYSNRSDREDKPFSKSKTGYPNLKKRTLGHQDEQDRPTNYTYHHEREERTYPKRKTGFPVLKKRIFTSKQENIQKERPQSDENREISKRKENKLEQPSKQVKILKKRLIIPAREEKPDENNHNKNEWEDRRNYSDHKGFIRKPLIKRIDRKLEVKKRVTLAGKQDIKTPVSVYEELRTTGMRLNKYVASAGTSSRRQADELIAAGKITVNNEVITAMGHKVFDKDVVRYNGKVLNPAPLVYVLLNKPKNIITTARDPEGRLTVLDLVKNATEERLYPVGRLDRNTTGLLLLTNDGELAQKLSHPSSEVPKIYYAILDRPLLKQDLDKISKGVILDDGLATVDEIAYVNANDRSEVGISIHSGRNRVVRRIFEHIGYEVQKLDRVMYANLTKKDLPRGRWRMLAPKEVLGLKLIKAQKQTSEDFELED; translated from the coding sequence ATGAAAAACAGAAAAATAGAAGCTCAGGAAACACAGGAATTGGCAAAAAGATTTAAGAGCTTTATTGATAAAGATCAGGAAATCGCAAATACTGCAGAACAGAAAAAAAGATATGAGTACAAATCTCAAACAAAACATGGAAAAGATCGTAACGAGTCAGGAGGCAATACGGGTTATTACGGTCGAGAGGACAGAAACTATTCAAATAGGTATGGCGATAACCAAAAGGACAAACGGAAAACCTATTTTAAACAGGAGGAAAGCAACGAAAAACCCTATTTAAAAAGAAATTCGGACTATTCCTCAAAAAGAGAAACCTATTCCAGCAAAGACGAACAGGAGAAAAACCCGAACTATTCCAATCGGAGTGATAGAGAGGACAAACCTTTTTCAAAAAGCAAAACCGGCTATCCGAATTTAAAGAAACGCACTCTTGGACATCAAGATGAACAAGACAGGCCAACGAACTATACTTATCATCATGAGCGGGAAGAAAGAACCTATCCTAAAAGGAAAACCGGCTTTCCTGTGTTGAAAAAGCGCATCTTCACTTCTAAACAAGAGAATATTCAAAAGGAAAGACCCCAATCTGATGAAAACAGAGAAATAAGTAAAAGGAAAGAAAACAAACTTGAACAACCCTCGAAACAGGTCAAAATTTTAAAAAAACGGCTAATTATTCCTGCTCGCGAAGAAAAACCGGACGAAAACAATCATAATAAAAATGAGTGGGAAGATCGAAGGAATTACTCTGATCATAAAGGATTTATCCGAAAACCGCTTATTAAAAGAATTGATAGAAAGTTGGAGGTTAAGAAACGAGTAACCTTAGCTGGAAAACAGGATATTAAAACCCCTGTTTCAGTTTACGAAGAATTGCGCACAACCGGAATGAGATTAAACAAATACGTTGCAAGCGCAGGTACAAGTTCCCGCAGACAGGCAGATGAGTTAATTGCAGCCGGAAAAATTACCGTAAACAATGAAGTGATTACTGCCATGGGGCATAAAGTTTTTGATAAAGATGTTGTACGGTATAATGGTAAAGTGTTAAATCCCGCTCCATTAGTGTATGTGCTGCTAAATAAACCTAAAAACATTATTACTACCGCACGCGACCCGGAAGGACGGCTTACTGTTCTTGACCTTGTTAAAAACGCAACAGAGGAGCGGCTTTATCCGGTCGGGCGATTAGACCGCAACACGACCGGCTTGCTTTTATTGACCAACGATGGCGAATTAGCTCAAAAACTATCTCATCCCAGCAGCGAAGTGCCAAAGATATACTATGCAATTTTAGACCGTCCTTTATTAAAGCAGGATTTAGACAAAATTTCAAAAGGTGTCATTTTGGATGATGGACTTGCAACCGTTGATGAAATTGCTTATGTAAATGCCAATGACCGAAGCGAAGTTGGTATAAGCATTCATTCGGGCAGAAACAGGGTTGTTCGTCGTATTTTTGAACATATTGGATACGAAGTTCAAAAACTTGACCGCGTAATGTATGCCAATCTGACTAAAAAGGACTTGCCCAGAGGAAGGTGGCGCATGCTTGCACCAAAAGAAGTGTTGGGACTAAAATTAATCAAAGCCCAAAAGCAAACGTCAGAAGATTTCGAATTGGAAGATTGA
- a CDS encoding sphingomyelin phosphodiesterase: protein MEHLIRGCVISLLLLLFTLSITFNLKAESYILLQNNTSLPLWVTTSLQSSTVLSDDAWWGKEGIIPAWQPETNVLWTNRNVGIKNGNNYYFTIGIYTDTDTIEFKVWLHGLVLGSRMKFALNTKDTNKSWHSNNEFHDVDFMLNGKKMTAKFAACNTRAANSDILLAIHEHQPYPANPVDLINPDIINVLSYNVFLLKPPIAFTHQQRRASVLPQQVHGYDAIIFNEVFYNAARDILLQGLSFEYPYQTKVLDKNGSLFSGGVVIVSRWPIEATNQHIYSNCVGEDCFAAKGVMYAKINKLGRNYHLFGTHAQAGRSKKRIAARQLQLEELYQFVSQQNIPLSEAVLIGGDLNVDRVKNNSDEYCKMLEVVSVQEPFYELNKYTFNGKDNYYCSDDYRVSYLDYIFPHKSFLKPLKATNEVRVFRTIEDKLWRIFDLSDHFSVYGKFVFAPATVGQTNQEVDNPVLQVASAPPASTESILNKLSAYLATIQSSGDTTFVNMLHNLYYYAKLYQQNLVANAGSYIDTEALKKQATFMSQQGRTLIQVQPTTLFPGTTRKK, encoded by the coding sequence ATGGAGCATTTAATCAGAGGTTGTGTAATCTCTCTTTTACTACTGCTGTTTACCCTGTCAATTACATTTAACCTAAAAGCCGAATCTTACATTTTACTCCAAAACAACACTTCTTTACCACTTTGGGTAACCACTTCTTTACAATCGTCCACTGTATTATCAGATGATGCCTGGTGGGGGAAAGAAGGCATTATTCCGGCATGGCAACCAGAAACCAATGTGTTATGGACAAACAGAAATGTCGGCATTAAAAATGGGAATAATTATTATTTCACTATTGGAATATATACCGACACCGATACTATTGAATTTAAAGTTTGGTTGCACGGATTGGTCTTAGGTAGCAGAATGAAGTTTGCTTTAAACACCAAAGACACAAATAAAAGCTGGCATAGCAACAATGAATTTCACGATGTTGACTTTATGCTGAACGGTAAAAAAATGACCGCAAAGTTTGCTGCCTGCAACACGCGTGCTGCAAACAGCGATATTTTGTTAGCTATTCACGAACATCAGCCTTATCCCGCCAATCCCGTTGATTTGATCAACCCAGATATAATCAACGTACTATCTTATAATGTTTTTCTCTTAAAACCGCCTATCGCATTTACACATCAGCAGCGAAGAGCTTCTGTTCTGCCTCAGCAAGTACATGGTTATGATGCCATTATTTTTAACGAAGTTTTTTACAATGCGGCACGGGATATTCTCTTACAAGGACTATCTTTTGAATATCCATATCAGACAAAGGTATTAGATAAAAATGGCAGTTTGTTTAGCGGAGGGGTGGTGATTGTAAGCAGATGGCCGATTGAAGCAACCAATCAACACATTTATTCCAATTGTGTAGGCGAAGATTGTTTTGCTGCCAAAGGAGTTATGTATGCAAAAATCAATAAACTCGGCAGAAATTATCACCTTTTTGGTACTCATGCTCAGGCAGGAAGGAGTAAAAAGAGAATTGCAGCCAGACAATTACAACTGGAAGAACTTTATCAGTTCGTCAGTCAACAAAATATACCCTTATCAGAAGCAGTTTTGATTGGAGGTGATTTGAATGTTGATAGGGTTAAAAATAATTCGGATGAATATTGTAAAATGTTAGAAGTTGTTTCTGTTCAGGAACCTTTTTATGAACTCAATAAGTACACTTTTAATGGGAAAGACAACTATTATTGTTCAGATGATTACAGAGTCTCTTACTTAGACTACATTTTCCCGCATAAAAGTTTTTTAAAACCTTTAAAAGCGACCAATGAAGTGCGTGTTTTCAGGACAATTGAAGACAAGCTTTGGCGCATTTTTGATTTATCCGACCATTTTTCGGTTTATGGCAAATTTGTTTTTGCTCCTGCTACAGTTGGGCAAACCAATCAGGAGGTTGACAATCCGGTATTGCAGGTAGCATCTGCTCCGCCTGCCTCCACTGAATCAATCCTAAATAAACTTTCTGCTTATCTTGCTACTATTCAAAGTAGTGGAGATACAACTTTTGTAAATATGCTTCACAACTTATACTACTATGCGAAACTGTATCAGCAAAATTTAGTAGCTAATGCCGGAAGTTATATTGACACGGAAGCTTTAAAAAAACAGGCTACTTTTATGAGTCAACAGGGGCGCACCTTAATACAGGTTCAACCTACTACCTTGTTTCCGGGTACAACTCGAAAAAAATAA
- a CDS encoding efflux RND transporter periplasmic adaptor subunit: protein MATNKKKRSNRLIYILSGVVLVLLIGLFIGKQQGWIGKPQHTKVATEKAEKRTIIETVSANGKIYPETEVAISPDVSGEVVQLTVEEGDSVKAGVLLAKINPDTYASMVERADAAVNASKSSTSNVEAQITQLQVQLEQARKNHQRNKQLFNDAVISQADLETTETAVKNIEAQIAAIRKSAEGATYNVQSAQASLKEAKENLRRTNVYAPISGVVSQLNIKKGERVVGTSQFSGTELMKLANFNNIEVRVDVSENDIIRVSVGDTAIVEIDAYLNRKFTGLVTHIASSANSINQLSGDQITNFTVKIRLLKESYESLFKEYKMPFRPGMSASVDIQTKSAVNVITVPIQAVTTREIPDSLKKTKSPQATELQELVYVVKDSKVKSYPVKPGIQDNTYIEILEGLQPGDEVVSAPYRVVNKTLKDDMPVEVVDKDKLYTNTSNKKEEDQEEE from the coding sequence ATGGCAACAAACAAGAAAAAAAGAAGCAATCGCCTAATCTATATTTTAAGTGGGGTTGTGTTAGTATTACTTATTGGATTATTTATTGGCAAACAACAGGGCTGGATTGGAAAACCCCAACACACTAAAGTAGCCACTGAAAAAGCAGAAAAGCGCACCATCATAGAAACAGTGTCCGCCAACGGTAAAATTTACCCTGAAACCGAAGTTGCTATTTCCCCCGATGTTTCTGGAGAAGTGGTTCAATTGACGGTAGAAGAAGGCGATTCAGTTAAAGCAGGAGTATTGCTGGCCAAAATTAACCCCGATACTTATGCCTCTATGGTAGAGCGCGCAGATGCTGCGGTGAATGCTTCTAAATCCAGCACTTCCAATGTGGAAGCACAAATCACACAATTACAGGTACAATTGGAACAGGCCCGTAAAAACCATCAACGCAACAAACAATTGTTTAACGATGCGGTGATATCACAGGCAGACTTAGAAACTACTGAAACTGCAGTCAAAAACATAGAAGCACAAATAGCCGCTATCCGTAAAAGTGCAGAAGGAGCTACTTACAACGTTCAAAGCGCACAAGCCTCACTCAAAGAAGCCAAAGAAAACCTCAGAAGAACCAATGTTTATGCGCCTATCAGTGGAGTTGTGTCACAACTAAATATCAAAAAAGGTGAGCGGGTTGTAGGGACTTCTCAGTTTTCAGGTACTGAACTAATGAAGTTAGCCAATTTTAACAATATTGAAGTTAGGGTAGATGTGAGTGAAAACGACATCATAAGAGTATCGGTAGGCGATACGGCTATTGTTGAAATTGATGCGTATTTAAACCGCAAGTTTACCGGTTTAGTAACCCATATTGCAAGCAGTGCCAACAGCATCAACCAACTTTCAGGGGATCAAATAACCAATTTTACCGTAAAAATACGGTTGCTTAAAGAATCTTATGAAAGTTTGTTTAAAGAATATAAGATGCCATTCCGACCCGGTATGTCTGCTTCCGTAGATATCCAAACAAAAAGCGCTGTTAATGTGATTACTGTTCCCATACAGGCAGTAACCACCCGTGAAATTCCCGACTCACTGAAAAAAACTAAATCTCCTCAAGCCACAGAATTACAAGAGTTGGTTTATGTGGTCAAGGACAGCAAAGTAAAAAGCTATCCTGTAAAACCCGGAATACAAGACAATACTTATATAGAAATTTTGGAAGGACTTCAACCCGGCGATGAAGTAGTAAGCGCGCCTTATAGAGTTGTTAATAAAACACTAAAAGACGATATGCCGGTTGAAGTGGTAGATAAAGACAAACTTTATACCAATACAAGTAATAAAAAAGAAGAAGATCAGGAAGAAGAGTAA
- a CDS encoding DUF4293 domain-containing protein has translation MIQRIQSVYLLLTAIFSSIFIFTPFAISGDTILKTLNYTSLVALSALVVIVSLTTVFLYKNRNLQVNLCRLATLLIAAILGAGIFYALTTPGNDSPHYGTAFPLLGAIFVLLAIRGVKNDIKLIRSMDRLR, from the coding sequence ATGATACAGCGAATTCAATCTGTTTACCTATTGCTCACTGCTATCTTTAGCAGCATTTTTATTTTTACGCCATTTGCTATCAGTGGAGACACGATATTGAAAACCTTGAATTACACATCACTTGTTGCTTTGAGTGCTTTGGTTGTAATAGTTAGCCTGACAACTGTTTTTTTATATAAAAACCGCAATTTGCAGGTAAATCTATGCAGATTAGCAACTCTGCTGATAGCTGCAATTTTAGGTGCCGGTATTTTTTATGCACTTACCACACCCGGAAACGACTCTCCACATTATGGAACTGCCTTTCCCCTTTTAGGAGCCATTTTTGTATTGTTAGCAATACGAGGAGTTAAAAACGATATTAAACTTATCCGGTCTATGGATAGGCTGCGGTAG
- a CDS encoding TetR/AcrR family transcriptional regulator, which produces MAITLDIQLNPNLYLRNPSETKLGNKIISFSIELIEKMGFEEFTFRKLALAINSTEASVYRYFENKHKLLVYLISWYWEWVRFKIILRTEELISPTDKLKAALKILAEASIEDPETEYINETLLHHIVISEGPKAYHTKQVDKENKEGLFLCYKALCQKLYEIILEVNPSFIYPRSLASNLIEIATSHIYYAQHLPRLTDIRVKENDYSQVEQLLSFFAFGLLCPENTGLPSSEI; this is translated from the coding sequence ATGGCAATTACTTTGGATATACAACTAAACCCGAATCTATACCTTCGCAATCCCTCGGAAACTAAACTCGGCAACAAGATAATTTCTTTCAGTATTGAACTGATTGAAAAAATGGGATTCGAAGAATTTACCTTTCGAAAACTGGCATTGGCAATTAATTCTACCGAAGCATCAGTTTATAGGTATTTTGAAAACAAACACAAATTGTTGGTTTACCTGATTTCCTGGTATTGGGAATGGGTGCGCTTCAAAATCATACTGCGAACAGAAGAATTGATAAGTCCAACCGATAAGCTGAAAGCCGCCCTAAAAATACTGGCAGAAGCCTCAATTGAAGACCCCGAAACAGAATATATTAATGAAACCCTGTTGCACCATATTGTTATCTCAGAAGGACCCAAAGCTTACCACACCAAACAAGTAGATAAAGAAAATAAAGAAGGGTTGTTTTTGTGTTACAAAGCCCTGTGTCAGAAATTATATGAAATCATTCTCGAAGTAAATCCATCCTTTATTTATCCTCGTTCTTTGGCCAGTAATTTAATCGAAATTGCCACCTCTCATATCTATTATGCACAACATCTCCCCCGTTTGACTGATATCAGAGTTAAAGAAAATGATTATTCACAGGTCGAGCAGCTACTCTCCTTCTTTGCTTTTGGACTTCTTTGCCCGGAAAACACCGGATTGCCATCCTCTGAAATTTAA
- a CDS encoding UDP-2,3-diacylglucosamine diphosphatase, which translates to MQKRKVEIVVISDTHLGTYGCHAKELLLYLKTIQPEILILNGDIIDGWNFSKSYFPKEHFAVIKKIMKFLASGTKVYYLTGNHDEFLRRFSGFTLGNFFLTDKMLLSLNGQKTWIFHGDVFDTSITCGKWLAKLGGSSYDLLIRLNKTINNFLEWMGKPRMSLSKRVKDSVKRAVKYVSDFEQIAAEIAIEKKYDFVICGHIHHPQIRHIVTSKGSVQYLNSGDWIENLSALEYDKGKWTLYHYPQNETTEESDKQFNQLILELYETPGVYADSDFVQFKLG; encoded by the coding sequence ATGCAAAAACGCAAAGTAGAAATTGTAGTAATTTCCGATACCCATTTAGGCACTTATGGCTGTCATGCCAAAGAACTATTGTTATATCTAAAAACTATCCAGCCTGAAATTCTGATATTGAATGGTGACATAATTGATGGATGGAATTTTAGCAAAAGTTATTTTCCAAAAGAGCATTTTGCAGTCATTAAAAAAATCATGAAATTTTTAGCTTCCGGTACTAAGGTTTATTACCTGACTGGTAATCACGATGAGTTTTTGAGACGGTTTTCGGGCTTTACCTTGGGCAATTTTTTTTTAACAGATAAAATGTTGCTCAGTTTAAACGGTCAAAAAACATGGATTTTTCATGGCGATGTTTTCGATACTTCAATTACTTGTGGAAAATGGCTTGCAAAGTTAGGGGGAAGCAGCTATGATTTATTGATTCGCTTAAACAAGACGATCAATAACTTTCTTGAATGGATGGGAAAGCCTCGAATGTCCTTATCAAAAAGGGTAAAAGACAGTGTTAAAAGAGCAGTTAAATATGTGAGTGATTTTGAGCAAATTGCCGCTGAAATCGCCATAGAAAAAAAGTATGATTTTGTTATTTGTGGGCATATTCACCATCCACAAATTCGGCATATCGTTACATCAAAAGGAAGTGTTCAATATTTAAACTCTGGCGACTGGATAGAAAATTTAAGTGCTTTGGAATATGACAAAGGCAAATGGACTCTTTACCATTATCCTCAAAACGAAACTACCGAAGAATCAGATAAGCAATTTAATCAGCTTATTTTAGAATTGTACGAAACACCTGGTGTTTACGCCGATTCAGATTTTGTTCAGTTTAAACTAGGCTGA
- a CDS encoding DUF4349 domain-containing protein — translation MKLPFLPTNSYLTITVFVLLQIGYNSCNAGSERTANYDSAKYASTTDYESGGDSEPGTTDALAVSAPNQNSNGDIPTPVNPTKIIKNASLRLQVKNYADGLKQVKQIVSQFGGAIGSENEANSAYRLENNLTIRVPSQQFDTLVSQLITVASYVESKQISSEDVTEQYVDIEARMNAKKQVEARYLEILKKAVKIEEILSVERQLGLIREEIESAQGKLKYYDNRVQFSTINLNLYQQLDYTSPSPNRSLIGRIQEAFLNGWYGLIEFLVGLVYIWPFLLIAFGGIFFVYRWRKKRKMQQTPKPPADNNP, via the coding sequence ATGAAACTACCCTTCCTACCAACAAATTCCTATTTAACAATTACCGTTTTTGTATTGTTACAAATCGGGTACAACAGTTGTAATGCAGGATCAGAAAGAACCGCAAACTATGACTCTGCAAAATATGCCTCAACAACAGATTACGAAAGCGGAGGAGATTCAGAGCCAGGAACAACAGATGCGCTTGCCGTAAGTGCGCCTAATCAAAATTCAAACGGTGATATCCCTACACCGGTCAATCCTACCAAAATCATCAAAAATGCATCTTTAAGATTACAAGTTAAAAACTATGCTGATGGTTTGAAACAAGTGAAACAAATCGTCTCACAATTTGGCGGTGCTATAGGGTCAGAAAACGAAGCTAACAGCGCGTATCGGTTAGAAAACAATTTGACCATCAGGGTTCCTTCCCAACAATTTGATACTTTGGTCAGTCAGCTCATAACTGTTGCCAGTTATGTAGAAAGTAAACAAATTAGCTCTGAGGATGTAACCGAACAATATGTTGACATTGAGGCAAGGATGAATGCAAAAAAACAAGTAGAGGCCCGATATCTCGAAATTCTCAAAAAAGCAGTTAAAATTGAGGAAATTTTATCTGTTGAAAGACAACTCGGACTCATCCGAGAAGAAATTGAATCTGCACAAGGCAAGTTGAAATACTATGACAACAGAGTTCAGTTTAGCACAATCAATTTAAACTTGTATCAGCAGTTAGACTACACCTCTCCTTCACCTAACCGAAGTTTAATCGGACGAATTCAGGAAGCTTTCTTAAACGGATGGTACGGACTCATCGAATTTTTGGTCGGATTGGTCTATATTTGGCCCTTCCTTTTAATTGCTTTCGGCGGTATATTTTTTGTTTACCGCTGGCGCAAAAAACGAAAAATGCAGCAAACACCAAAACCTCCTGCTGACAACAACCCTTAA
- a CDS encoding peptidoglycan-binding protein, producing MKNYKQLTLGLIAALLLFSVTNLFAQADGDLPPNAVAGKCYAKCLIPDQYETVTEQILLKEAASRIEVVPAVYETVEEQILVKEGYKVLEIVPATFTTVEEQLLVKEAGSRLDYVPPVYETITEQVLVSPATTKWVQGKADRNCLNEDPEKCKVWCLTEVPAQYKTVTKQVLKTPAATTETPIPAEYRTITKAVVQTPASTREKEVPAEYKNVTKQVLRSPATTREVEIPAEYSTLSSQKLVKTGGFTDWVEVLCEAKVTAAKVYEVQQALKARGYDPGPADNVMGARTKAALVQFQKDNGLPVGNLNVETLRALGVSGK from the coding sequence ATGAAAAATTACAAACAATTAACTTTAGGCTTGATTGCAGCGCTTTTACTTTTTAGCGTAACAAATCTTTTTGCCCAAGCCGACGGGGATTTACCCCCCAATGCAGTAGCCGGTAAATGCTACGCTAAATGTCTTATTCCCGATCAGTATGAAACGGTAACTGAGCAAATTTTGCTTAAAGAAGCCGCTTCACGCATCGAAGTTGTTCCCGCTGTTTATGAAACAGTCGAAGAGCAAATTCTTGTAAAGGAAGGTTACAAAGTTCTTGAAATTGTACCTGCAACTTTTACCACAGTTGAAGAGCAACTATTGGTAAAAGAAGCCGGCAGCCGTTTAGACTATGTACCCCCTGTTTATGAAACCATTACCGAACAAGTATTAGTTTCTCCTGCTACAACCAAATGGGTACAAGGTAAAGCTGATCGCAACTGCTTGAACGAAGACCCCGAAAAATGTAAAGTGTGGTGTTTAACAGAAGTACCTGCACAATACAAAACAGTTACCAAGCAAGTATTGAAAACACCTGCTGCTACAACTGAAACTCCTATTCCGGCTGAATATCGCACCATTACCAAAGCAGTGGTTCAGACTCCTGCTTCTACCCGCGAAAAAGAAGTGCCCGCAGAATATAAAAATGTAACTAAACAGGTACTTCGTTCACCCGCTACAACCCGTGAAGTGGAAATACCCGCAGAATACAGCACTTTAAGCAGTCAAAAACTGGTTAAAACCGGTGGTTTTACCGATTGGGTGGAAGTATTATGCGAAGCTAAAGTAACTGCTGCTAAAGTTTACGAAGTTCAGCAAGCACTTAAAGCAAGAGGTTATGATCCCGGACCGGCAGATAACGTTATGGGAGCACGCACTAAAGCTGCTTTAGTTCAGTTCCAAAAAGACAATGGCTTACCCGTTGGCAACCTTAACGTAGAAACTCTACGTGCATTGGGTGTATCTGGAAAATAA